In Salmo salar chromosome ssa03, Ssal_v3.1, whole genome shotgun sequence, a single genomic region encodes these proteins:
- the LOC106598377 gene encoding CMRF35-like molecule 3, producing MTPLLFFAFLLLSHLPGSLCRVTTVGDLAVLEGRSVMIPCHYGPQYASYVKYWCHGSVKDLCTSLVRSDAPRGQAAPGEDKVAMFDDPVQQVFTVTMTELQKEDSGWYWCGVEVGGVWSADVTASLHINVIQGMSVVNSMVSGEEGTSVTVQCLYSQGYRQHEKRWCRSGDWSSCLVTDGEGRYEDQAVEIRDDLTKAFTVTLKGLARRDTGWYWCAAGQQQVAVYILVTPPSTTAPAPTVTSPPEESPQSVPVSPSVSPSVSPSVSPLPRHVAKGADHHRPLWEFPLMVCGVLFILMVLVLLPWKILDQYNKTHRTRQAELEARLSDPPGDDWQNTSVVFLNSASQKVYGF from the exons ATGACTCCTCTACTCTTCTtcgccttcctcctcctctctcatctgccAG GCTCTCTCTGTAGGGTGACCACCGTGGGTGACCTGGCGGTCCTGGAAGGTCGGTCGGTGATGATCCCGTGCCATTACGGGCCGCAATACGCCAGTTATGTGAAGTACTGGTGCCATGGCAGTGTAAAGGACCTCTGTACCAGTCTGGTTCGCAGCGATGCCCCACGGGGGCAGGCTGcacctggagaagacaaggtggcCATGTTTGATGACCCGGTACAGCAG GTGTTCACAGTAACAATGACAGAGCTGCAGAAGGAGGACTCTGGAtggtactggtgtggtgtggaggTGGGAGGAGTCTGGAGTGCTGATGTCACAGCCTCCCTTCACATCAATGTTATCCAAG GTATGTCTGTGGTGAACAGCATGGTGAGCGGAGAGGAAGGGACCAGCGTTACTGTCCAGTGTCTCTACAGCCAGGGATACAG gcaGCATGAGAAGCGTTGGTGTCGTAGTGGTGACTGGAGCTCCTGTCTAGTGACAGATGGTGAAGGGCGGTATGAAGACCAGGCAGTAGAGATCAGAGATGACCTGACCAAGGCTTTCACTGTCACCCTGAAGGGACTGGCCCGGAGAGATACAG GCTGGTACTGGTGTGCTGCAGGACAACAACAAGTGGCTGTCTACATCCTGGTCACTCCTCCATCCACAACAG CACCTGCTCCTACAGTGACGTCCCCACCAGAAGAAAGCCCCCAGTCTGTTCCTGTGTCTCCGTCTGTGTCTCCGTCTGTGTCTCCGTCTGTGTCTCCTCTTCCCAGACACGTAGCTAAAGGAGCAGACCACCACAG GCCACTATGGGAGTTTCCTCTGATGGTGTGTGGAGTTCTGTTCATCTTGATGGTTCTGGTGCTGCTGCCATGGAAGATACTGGACCAATACA ACAAAACACACAGGACAAGACAGGCAGAGCTGGAAGCCAGACTCAGT GACCCCCCAGGTGACGACTGGCAGAACACCTCTGTCGTCTTCCTCAACTCCGCCTCACAGAAGGTGTACGGTTTCTGA